The Plectropomus leopardus isolate mb chromosome 14, YSFRI_Pleo_2.0, whole genome shotgun sequence DNA window ttgggtttgttttttgtaattgtcctgttaacttgttttttatttcctttttgacttggatttagaattttaaacatattattttataatgcaGTGTTCACTTGTGTAGACCCCAGGAAGAGTAGTTAaatcattaaatgttttattttcccttcTTATGTTACCAACATGTATCAACCATCTGTCCTTAGCATGATATTGTTTGTGCTTCTCTTGCAGTGCGCTGACTGTTCTGCCCCTCAACCCGCTGAGGCCTTTTCTGCACACTACCAGCAGGTAAGTGTGTCAGATACGCCACAGTCAACGAATAAGACTGGTTCTATGTAAGCATTAAAGTAACACACCAATGATAACCTTGATATATCATCCCTTTATTGAGAATACCACACACCCATGATAACATGATAGGATGGAGGAGTCCATCAGTTCAAATCAAACATAAAACTTtcaagcaaagaaaaagaacaaggCTCATTTTCCTTTTAGAAAAAGATTTCTCTCCTTTGCCACAAAATGAAGGACCTTCATTCAAAATTCATTGCATTATTGCTTTTGATATGCAGTTTAAAAGTTTTACAGAACTAGAAAATTATGAactgtaatattttcaaaatgttcaagtatattttttaaattacattttccttttttttgtgtgatttttgcatAATTGTTCAGAAGAGTCAGGTGTTCGGAGTCAGTGTGTCTCCCTAATCTTTGCACCCTGAAATGACACAGTGACTTTTCATTATTACCACAATACTTTTATTATGTATAAATAGCTTAAATGATTATGAATTATCATACCAATTAAATGCAGCGCGCAGTCTTCAGGATGTGGCAGCAGAAGCAGTGGTAGCCATGCTGCCCACTTTCTGAGTGGCGTCTTTCTTTGCCTGGTGGGCTTGCAGCACGGCGACAGCTTCTTCCACCTGTACAAACAGAACAACAAACATGAATAATGACAATGAGTTTTATACTGATAATGGACATTTCAGTGTTAAATTGcgacaaaaaaacagaggtaGCAAAGTACCTTTGAGCGCAGAGATTCATGAGACTCTAACATGTGCAGCAGTTCTGAGTTGTCAATCTCCAGCAGCATGCCAGTGATCTTTCCTGCCAGGTTGGCATGCATGGACTGAATCAGTGGGAATAGACGCTCACctgttcaggaaaaaaatgagaataaatcaacctgataaaaatttaaaagcattACAGTTCATTCATTACGACATGGGATTCATACCTAGCATCTGTTTCTGCTCCTGAGGAGGCGCAGCAGCCAGCATGGAGGCCGTGAGAGGCTCCTGGCCCTGAACGTGCACAGCTGGCTGAGCctggaaaggaaagaaaaaaagcaaaattatttaTAGGTCTGGGGTCTTGATATGATAGGAGCACAAGATGATGTGACTGGTCATTTGCACGTACCGGCTGTAAGGCAATAGGTTGCACCACCTGGGGGTTGGGGTTACGAACACCCGTGGCATATTTGTAAGGAGGGATGGTGCGGGGCCCGGGGACTCCCATTGAGGGACGAGGAGCCATGGCCTGGCCAGAGGctaacagagaggaggaaacacaaaGCAGAATTCAGTATCTTGATGTCTACTGTATATGTAGGTTTAGTAAAATGCTAAAGCTAGAGATAACaagttgatgatgatgatcttGGTCAGTTGTTATTAGTGAACATACCTCTTGGGCCCTGAGTGCCGCCACCAGGACTCATGTGTCTGAGGTTGGCACGGGGTCCTGGCTGACGCAGTGAGCTAGGGATTCCTTGGAAACCACCTGGGAGTGACAgaagcagagacaaaaacaattaGATATAATTCAAAATGTCGTAATAAAATGGAGATATTTTTAAACAGGTCCACTGAAATATAAGTACGTATATGGTGACTAATTTCTACCGCATGGTTACGCTCAACctggtccttttttttctatttcattatCCACTGGGGATAGTACCCCATAAGCAATTTTGTATGTCGTAGTTAGAGAAGAAACAACCCACCCTACTCTCCCTGTGACTGGCtagtgctcattgccttcattaATTGAACTGGCTAGGTTTAGGTATGAGGAGTGAGACtgattagggttagggtaaaaatgtcagggtaagccaaaAAGAGGCAGGGTAAAGTAGACAAGGGCAGGTCAGTTCGCTGACACAGTAGGCGGGATTCTCAGCTGATTGCCATAGCGACACCACATAAAACtggctgacattttttaaaatctgtgtcaagtaaataaaaaaaaaattacaatcacaatctgtctgctgttttttaacTCCACCTTCAAGCATCTGCTCAACTCGCTTGGAACCTCGACTGAGGTGGTACTTTAAAAAGTGCCAGGTACTATCCATAACTCTTGCtaatggaaaaacagaaaacattgagttgagttgagtaaGTTACTGACAGTCTGTCAAAGATAGATGCAGTATCGTGTAGTGTCACATGCTCACCTTGACCTCTGCCGCCTTGTTGCTGCCACCTGGGGTTGGGTCGCATTTGGGCCAGCTGATTGGGTGCATAATATGTTGTCCTATTCTGGGCCTAGTGGGTACAAGAAAGTGGAATGaatcattttttggcattaaaGTCACACCCTACTGAAACAGCTGATGAGACTATCTTTTCAATCTGTGGCATTTTTactgaaatggaaacaaaagtATCATTGAGAGTTGAGGTTGtgtccaacaaaaaaaaaaatccactgttcttttagctctgtttttggtctccaccaactcatGTAGGGAACATCTGGCTCTTAAGCTGCTAAATACTATGTTCACCAAGAAGTCATCAGTTTTGCCAGTCTGCAGTTTTATGCTCGGCTGGTATGGATTTTTAGAGCTCTTTCAAACATAATGACCCAACACGCTAAAAAGCTTCATAGAGCTAAGGGGATATGTAAAGTGGATCTGTAAATAGGAGTGACCCCCttccattttaaatataaaaaacagattatGGTCATGATAACACACTCTATCTGCTCAGACTGTGATTCTCACACCTGTGGCACAGCTGGCATGAAGTATCCACTGGTGGGCTGGAATTGATTAATGATGGCATTAGCCGGCATGGCCCTCATGCCAGCGATCCGCTGCATGTACTGGTTGGTGAGGTGGGCTTTGCGCTCCTCTTTGCGCTGAGCGAGAGCCACGTAGAGGGGTTTCGAGCCAACAATGCGTCCGTTCATCTCAGTCACGGCCTTGGTGGCCTCTTCTGGGGAGGAGAAGCAGACAAAGCCGAAGCCCTTGGAGCGACCCTCCTCTAGCATCACCTAATATAGAGACAGATTGCATCTGGGtaacttaaaacacacaaatttgtCATCTCTGTTGCTATATTTATATTGCACTGATGCAAACTTAATGCTTTAGCGGTGATGCATTGCAACATCTGTTTGATCCTTCTCACCTTAGCACTTGTGATAGACCCGAATGGAGAGAACTCTTTACGCAGTTTCTCATCGTCTATGGTGTCGTCGAGGTTCTTAATGTAAAGATTTACACCCTGAAACCAGAGACAGACAGTCACGATACATATGTGACAGCTTCTTTGAAGTTAATGGGTTgtaatttaagactgattttgatttattaaggACTCAGTCTCTACAGACCTGATAACGACTGATTCTCTCTTGTTTCAGCAGCTCAAACTTCCTCTTCAGCTCTGCCTGTCGCTCCATCTTCTTCTGAGCTCGGCCCACAAACACAGTCTTGCCATTGAGTTCGGTGCCATTCATGTCCTCTACCGCCTTTGGATGAAATCATTATTATCAGAGGATATGACCAATAAAGACTCGCTTGCTACATCCTCAAGGGGCCAAAGTACCTTGTTAGCGTCCTCGTGTTTCTCGTAACTAACGAATCCAAAGCCTCTGGATTTGCCGGTGGGATCTGTCATCACCTTGACGCTTAGTGTTTTACCTGCAGAGGTTAAAGGTCATATAGGTGgatgtaaaaaagcaaaactattaCATAAGAGATTGGAATAACACTCATAAATCAAGTCCCCTTTTTACCATATTTGTCAAAAAGCTCCTTCAGCCGATCGTCATCCATATCGTCACCAAAGTTCTTGATGTAGACGTTTGTAAACTCCTTGGCTTTGGCACCAAGTTCAGCCTCCCTTTCCTTTCGAGATTTGAAACGACCCACAAACCTGAAGGAAGAGGGAAAGCAGCGAAACACACTCTTGTAAAACAGACCCAACATAGATGAGATAAACAAACCAGGATCCATTTCTTTTGACTTCCTTTATCCGATCTAAAACCACTTCTGATCCGGAAGAGGAGGACCTGACCAAGCAAGCATGATACGTAAAGGCAAGTTCAttcttttacattaaaaaaaaataaataaaactgtgacaacatccacaaaacaaattcacaaCTACATTTCAACACGTGACTCATCATTCCTGGGGTAAGCCATGAAAAAACCATCAACTGCTGTTATTATCACCAGAGGCAGGCAGATATGTTGGCATGCTAGACATCACAGTGACAACCATCTTAACTCTTCGTCCGAAACTTGATGAGGAGGTGGATGGAGAGGGATGGAGGAACAGAGTCTCACAGTACAAAGGAAAGCTGAGGAGGACCAAATGATCTTATATACCTTGCTATGACGACCTTTCCCCTTCCGCCATCCAGTATTGCATTCCTGCATTCGATCCATCACTAAAACACACAAGCGtggtcatacacacacacacgtacaaacaCTCCAAGACGGGTGACCAGCGAGTGGACAAATGAGGCAACAGAAAATGCGTCTGGTACGAAAGACAAGAGTAAGTAAAAGTTTT harbors:
- the pabpc4 gene encoding polyadenylate-binding protein 4, with the translated sequence MNTAATGSYPMASLYVGDLHPDITEAMLYEKFSPAGPVLSIRVCRDMITRRSLGYAYVNFSQPADAERALDTMNFDVVKGKPIRIMWSQRDPSLRKSGVGNVFIKNLDKSIDNKALYDTFSAFGNILSCKVVCDENGSKGYAFVHFETQDAADRAIEKMNGMLLNDRKVFVGRFKSRKEREAELGAKAKEFTNVYIKNFGDDMDDDRLKELFDKYGKTLSVKVMTDPTGKSRGFGFVSYEKHEDANKAVEDMNGTELNGKTVFVGRAQKKMERQAELKRKFELLKQERISRYQGVNLYIKNLDDTIDDEKLRKEFSPFGSITSAKVMLEEGRSKGFGFVCFSSPEEATKAVTEMNGRIVGSKPLYVALAQRKEERKAHLTNQYMQRIAGMRAMPANAIINQFQPTSGYFMPAVPQAQNRTTYYAPNQLAQMRPNPRWQQQGGRGQGGFQGIPSSLRQPGPRANLRHMSPGGGTQGPRASGQAMAPRPSMGVPGPRTIPPYKYATGVRNPNPQVVQPIALQPAQPAVHVQGQEPLTASMLAAAPPQEQKQMLGERLFPLIQSMHANLAGKITGMLLEIDNSELLHMLESHESLRSKVEEAVAVLQAHQAKKDATQKVGSMATTASAATS